The Macadamia integrifolia cultivar HAES 741 unplaced genomic scaffold, SCU_Mint_v3 scaffold3193, whole genome shotgun sequence genome contains a region encoding:
- the LOC122067893 gene encoding uncharacterized protein LOC122067893: MREEEERLETGPEFFAPAGGRPPDRSKQMLITDFWSLASNHGYASVEDHRELVPKEIRPKEGAAMGDQRPGGDAEGRPRSYAAVSKKGLPDVDDLPEPIRAGPLTKVVVPQEAYEEELQTFSFSLIGRVNFRFISMDDIRRDSAKLWNLKGKINLASLGKGFILFRFEREGDMSSVWRREPIKVGTQVIRFQRWRPEFSIHDNHTQTKLVWVHFPELPMEYWHEKILLTMAKAAGRPVALDRKTLNGTMGNYARVLVEVDLVGARVEEIQVERMKPGTDIVFWFKQRVLYEDDLSRCTLCKKQGHMANQCRDKKDERKPVNQNNGISLADVHVQGNFAGVGREGSTAKTASPSCVRSPRLVGEYFSPTVMETVNGEINCLVEGNLVVDLDKDSISNDGNTLSQNLGGPNSINNHCRENLEPNMVDNPLGEGEYGSDHINTVSDGESDSVESEQRKDDANPRVGNNLEESFAAWNLRPRRNINYNGGHAGRGSTKGGRGGRGEEGVVAEHIVKGLPPTQLEGGGAFVHHPEVAAIDNALRAEEAAARKGKVIEKEQTSKSAHQTYTKK, from the coding sequence atgagagaggaagaggagagattgGAAACTGGGCCGGAATTTTTTGCCCCTGCCGGAGGCCGGCCACCGGATAGAAGTAAACAAATGTTAATCACTGATTTCTGGAGCCTTGCTTCCAACCATGGCTATGCTTCAGTGGAGGATCATAGAGAATTAGTGCCTAAGGAGATCAGGCCGAAGGAGGGTGCAGCAATGGGGGACCAACGACCTGGAGGAGATGCTGAAGGTCGTCCTCGATCCTATGCTGCTGTGTCAAAGAAGGGGTTGCCAGATGTGGATGATCTTCCAGAGCCTATCCGCGCTGGGCCTCTGACTAAGGTGGTGGTACCACAAGAGGCCTATGAAGAGGAACTTCAAACGTTCTCTTTTTCCCTGATCGGAAGGGTTAATTTCAGGTTCATCTCCATGGATGATATTCGTCGTGATTCGGCAAAGTTATGGAACTTGAAGGGGAAGATTAATCTTGCTTCTCTAGGGAAGGGTTTCATCCTCTTCCGGTTTGAGAGGGAGGGGGATATGTCATCGGTATGGAGACGAGAACCCATTAAAGTTGGGACTCAGGTGATTAGATTTCAGAGGTGGAGGCCAGAATTTAGCATCCATGATAATCACACCCAAACTAAACTAGTCTGGGTTCATTTCCCTGAACTTCcgatggagtattggcatgaaaaaatCCTTCTGACAATGGCCAAAGCCGCAGGGAGGCCTGTAGCATTGGATCGCAAAACATTGAATGGCACCATGGGCAACTACGCCAGAGTCCTCGTTGAGGTCGATTTGGTCGGAGCCAGGGTGGAGGAGATCCAAGTGGAACGAATGAAACCTGGTACAGACATCgttttctggttcaaacagCGGGTGCTGTATGAGGACGATCTCTCAAGATGCACCTTATGCAAAAAACAGGGCCATATGGCCAACCAATGTCGCGATAAGAAGGACGAAAGAAAGCCTGTTAACCAGAATAATGGCATTTCTCTTGCAGATGTTCATGTCCAAGGTAACTTCGCCGGAGTTGGGAGAGAAGGTTCCACTGCAAAAACGGCCAGCCCCAGCTGTGTGAGGAGTCCCAGATTGGTAGGAGAATATTTCTCTCCTACGGTTATGGAAACAGTGAATGGGGAAATTAATTGCCTTGTGGAGGGAAATCTGGTGGTTGACTTAGACAAAGATAGTATTTCTAATGATGGAAATACACTTTCACAGAATTTGGGAGGACCGAATTCTATCAATAATCACTGCAGGGAGAATCTGGAGCCAAATATGGTGGATAATCCATTGGGTGAGGGTGAATATGGGTCGGACCATATCAATACGGTATCCGACGGGGAATCTGACTCTGTGGAAAGCGAGCAGCGAAAGGATGATGCTAATCCAAGGGTTGGAAACAATTTGGAGGAATCTTTTGCAGCTTGGAACTTAAGGCCTCGACGTAATATTAATTACAATGGAGGTCATGCTGGTCGAGGATCAACTAAAGGTGGTAGAGGCGGTAGAGGTGAGGAAGGGGTGGTGGCTGAGCATATTGTAAAGGGACTTCCTCCCACCCAGCTGGAGGGAGGAGGTGCTTTTGTTCACCATCCAGAGGTTGCTGCTATTGATAATGCTTTACGCGCAGAGGAGGCGGCAGCAAGGAAAGGCAAAGTTATAGAAAAGGAGCAGACATCCAAATCGGCTCATCAGACCTATACCAAAAAGTGA